A stretch of Desulfitobacterium dichloroeliminans LMG P-21439 DNA encodes these proteins:
- the tnpA gene encoding IS66 family insertion sequence element accessory protein TnpA, translating to MDTQKVTQNYRLKKWTRLISECRSSGQTVSAWCAEHNIHPSSYFYWLRRVRTAACEALPALQNENNSIVPVSFSLPQVSSPATDSLSPAIVVRLDSASLEIHNTASLNLIENTLRALQHVR from the coding sequence GTGGATACTCAGAAAGTCACACAAAACTATCGATTGAAGAAATGGACTCGACTTATTAGTGAATGTCGCAGCAGTGGGCAAACAGTCTCCGCATGGTGTGCTGAACATAATATTCATCCAAGTAGTTACTTCTATTGGTTGAGACGAGTCCGCACTGCCGCCTGTGAGGCTCTTCCGGCACTTCAAAACGAAAACAATTCTATCGTACCCGTATCCTTTTCACTTCCCCAGGTCAGTTCTCCGGCGACAGATTCCTTGTCACCAGCGATCGTGGTTCGCTTAGATTCCGCAAGTCTAGAAATTCATAACACTGCCTCGTTGAACTTAATCGAGAATACTCTTAGAGCACTTCAACATGTTCGGTGA
- a CDS encoding FAD-dependent oxidoreductase → MATLFDPIKIGNMIMKNRVVMPPMTTNFPDEDGFVTQQLIDYYSERAKSGVGLIIVEATYGRKDGRRNFRNINIYDDRYVSGLLKLTTEIKKYGAKVALQIAHGGRECRQSVTGTKPLAPSAVTTTFSGYGQGENPITLTSDQIEELVESYADAAKRAQEAGFDAVEIHGAHGYLISQFLSPATNYRNDKYGGDLEGRARFFIDVVKCCKKNVSADFPIIARINASDYMTDGLTLTESVQAAKLLEGAGADAIHITAGTNSSHPYMMMPGMFIPRGCNVDAAKKFKDTIKVPIIVAGRITDPVLAKDIIEMKSADMVAVGRGLIADPEWVKKVQEGDYRSIRTCISCNEGCVRRLHGGKAISCSLNATVGREIELNQNLENNKLEKNVVVVGGGPAGLESARIAAIKGCNVVMYEENNRLGGLLPLAAVPSKRSEILNVINYYEYILPKMGVEIKLNEKFTIDLAQSINPDTIIIATGGKFNYPPIKGIDNPLVFTAYDILSGVKEAGRNCVVVGGGLVGVEVAEKLAEQNKRVMLVEMNEVNIESARSDTVYYTDRLNELNVEIHSNTCLLEITDSSVILDEKGWKKTIHNVDAVILATGAMPNTKLIEELKKYFPEVYGVGDCVKPGKIIDAVHSAAEITMKILN, encoded by the coding sequence ATGGCAACATTGTTTGACCCAATAAAAATAGGTAATATGATAATGAAAAATAGAGTAGTAATGCCGCCCATGACGACAAATTTTCCGGATGAAGATGGCTTTGTTACACAACAATTAATTGACTATTATTCTGAGAGAGCTAAAAGTGGAGTGGGTTTAATTATCGTAGAGGCTACCTACGGACGCAAGGATGGTAGAAGGAATTTTAGAAATATAAATATTTACGATGATCGATATGTTTCGGGATTACTTAAACTTACTACCGAAATAAAGAAATATGGTGCGAAAGTAGCATTACAGATTGCACATGGGGGAAGAGAGTGCAGACAAAGTGTTACCGGAACAAAACCGTTGGCTCCCTCCGCAGTTACAACCACATTTTCAGGTTATGGTCAAGGTGAAAACCCCATTACATTAACAAGCGATCAAATAGAAGAATTAGTAGAAAGCTATGCAGATGCTGCTAAAAGGGCCCAAGAAGCTGGCTTTGACGCAGTAGAAATCCATGGGGCACATGGATATCTGATCAGTCAATTCCTTTCACCTGCAACGAATTATCGCAATGACAAATATGGTGGTGATTTAGAGGGTAGGGCTAGGTTTTTTATAGATGTAGTAAAATGTTGCAAAAAAAATGTAAGCGCCGATTTTCCTATTATAGCAAGAATTAATGCTAGTGACTATATGACAGATGGATTAACCTTAACAGAATCTGTACAAGCAGCTAAGCTTTTAGAAGGAGCAGGCGCTGATGCCATACACATTACTGCAGGCACTAATAGTTCCCACCCATATATGATGATGCCCGGAATGTTTATACCCAGAGGATGTAATGTGGATGCAGCTAAAAAGTTTAAAGATACAATAAAAGTGCCAATAATTGTAGCCGGTCGTATTACTGACCCAGTATTAGCAAAAGATATCATCGAAATGAAAAGTGCTGATATGGTAGCAGTTGGAAGAGGTTTAATTGCTGATCCGGAATGGGTAAAAAAAGTTCAAGAAGGGGATTACCGTTCAATAAGAACTTGTATCTCTTGTAATGAGGGATGTGTGCGCCGTTTGCATGGGGGCAAAGCGATAAGTTGCTCTTTAAATGCGACTGTAGGCAGAGAAATTGAATTGAACCAAAATTTAGAAAATAATAAATTAGAGAAGAATGTTGTTGTTGTGGGGGGAGGACCGGCAGGTTTAGAATCAGCGAGAATAGCTGCTATTAAGGGCTGTAATGTAGTAATGTATGAGGAAAATAATAGACTTGGGGGACTATTGCCATTAGCCGCTGTTCCCTCAAAAAGAAGTGAGATACTTAATGTAATAAATTATTATGAATATATTTTACCCAAAATGGGTGTGGAAATAAAACTAAATGAAAAGTTTACTATCGATTTAGCCCAAAGCATAAATCCAGATACAATAATTATTGCAACCGGTGGAAAATTTAATTATCCTCCCATAAAGGGGATTGATAACCCTCTGGTATTCACAGCTTACGATATATTGTCAGGGGTAAAGGAAGCAGGTAGAAATTGTGTAGTTGTTGGCGGCGGGTTAGTAGGTGTAGAAGTAGCAGAAAAGTTAGCAGAACAAAATAAGAGGGTAATGCTTGTTGAAATGAACGAGGTAAATATAGAATCAGCGCGATCAGATACTGTTTATTATACCGATAGATTAAACGAATTAAATGTAGAAATCCACTCAAATACTTGTTTGTTAGAAATAACAGATAGTAGCGTTATTCTCGATGAAAAAGGATGGAAAAAGACTATACATAATGTTGATGCAGTTATATTAGCAACTGGTGCAATGCCAAATACTAAACTAATTGAGGAACTCAAGAAGTATTTTCCTGAAGTATACGGCGTAGGAGATTGCGTGAAGCCTGGTAAAATAATAGATGCTGTTCATAGTGCAGCAGAAATTACTATGAAAATTTTGAATTAA
- a CDS encoding D-alanyl-D-alanine carboxypeptidase family protein, with product MNKNTKRRTIRFTTIIALAVIVLSFYPNLPTFSGLARTLQAQNTSELAYSASGTTQISAGNTAPKSTFPTNKVNDSSDPARPEDSSYLMVNLRTGERLLEKNKDIQRAPASTIKLLTGLVVYEKLQETEEVTVGKEVMVEGSVLGLKPGDKILVKDLITALYVASANDAANALAVAAYGTLENFIDKTNQYATQLGCTDTKVQTAHGLSAPQQYTTAQDLARIAAKFTQNPELMSYVKLKKSTIEWTDVNGWKQIREFSNTNQLLGVYPGDKGLKTGTTTEAGQCLVTYVTRGDGDLLLVLLGSDQRYQDTIELLDQGLAKIRTRSALKNFTNGPEAFNNTPGFFVP from the coding sequence ATGAATAAGAATACTAAAAGAAGAACTATAAGATTCACAACGATTATTGCTTTAGCGGTAATCGTTTTAAGCTTTTACCCTAATCTGCCAACATTTTCAGGATTAGCAAGGACGCTCCAAGCACAAAACACCTCTGAATTGGCTTATTCAGCATCAGGTACTACCCAAATAAGCGCTGGGAACACTGCCCCGAAAAGCACTTTTCCTACCAACAAAGTGAATGATTCCAGTGATCCTGCACGTCCTGAAGATTCTAGTTATCTAATGGTTAATCTTAGAACAGGGGAGAGGCTCTTAGAGAAAAATAAAGATATCCAAAGAGCACCGGCGAGTACCATTAAACTCTTAACAGGACTAGTCGTTTATGAAAAACTACAAGAGACAGAAGAGGTAACTGTAGGCAAGGAGGTTATGGTGGAGGGATCAGTCCTGGGCCTTAAACCCGGTGACAAGATTCTTGTTAAGGACTTAATTACTGCCTTGTATGTTGCAAGTGCTAATGATGCCGCTAATGCTTTAGCTGTTGCTGCATATGGTACTCTCGAAAACTTTATTGATAAGACGAACCAGTATGCTACTCAATTGGGATGTACTGATACAAAGGTTCAAACAGCTCACGGCTTGTCAGCACCCCAGCAGTATACTACAGCACAAGATTTGGCTAGAATTGCTGCGAAATTCACTCAAAATCCTGAGCTTATGTCATATGTAAAGCTGAAGAAATCTACAATTGAATGGACTGATGTGAATGGATGGAAGCAGATCAGAGAGTTCTCCAATACCAATCAGCTCTTAGGAGTTTATCCAGGAGATAAAGGACTTAAGACCGGAACAACTACCGAAGCAGGACAATGCCTCGTTACCTATGTAACGAGAGGGGATGGGGATCTATTACTTGTCCTATTAGGCAGTGATCAGCGTTATCAGGATACAATAGAATTATTGGATCAAGGATTGGCTAAAATACGAACACGCTCTGCTTTAAAAAACTTTACGAACGGCCCAGAGGCCTTTAATAATACTCCGGGATTTTTCGTGCCTTAG